Proteins from one Hyperolius riggenbachi isolate aHypRig1 chromosome 4, aHypRig1.pri, whole genome shotgun sequence genomic window:
- the LOC137504628 gene encoding olfactory receptor 5AR1-like yields the protein MAIINQTLVTEIILIGFTRDPTINAVLFIVFLIIYVVTLSGNGLIICIILTRPHLHVPMYYFLCMLSFFDLSYSSTAVPRLLMDLFSTDRIISISACVIQIYVILLLEGCECILLAVMAYDRYIAICQPLHYPVLMRWSICHRLTAMIFISSFMMCIFPSIFTPVVLCGNKINHFMCEILALLTLACESTSSNEDVIFSISFLSLFLPFLLIIISYICILSSVLKIQSAGRAKAFSTCSSHLAVVGLYFGTVMLMYFGPASQYSTNQEKYSSIFYVIISPLLNPLIYGLNNREIKETFIKMIYKTNALPPTH from the coding sequence ATGGCAATCATCAATCAGACGCTTGTCACAGAAATTATTCTCATAGGCTTTACCAGAGATCCAACTATAAATGCCGTACTGTTCATAGTGTTTCTCATCATCTATGTGGTGACCCTCAGTGGCAATGGTCTTATAATATGCATCATTTTGACCAGACCTCACTTACATGTCCCTATGTACTACTTCCTGTGTATGCTCTCATTCTTTGACCTGAGTTATTCCTCCACGGCAGTGCCCCGACTGTTGATGGATCTCTTCTCTACGGACAGGATCATCTCCATAAGTGCTTGTGTCATCCAGATCTACGTCATTCTTCTTCTTGAAGGATGCGAGTGCATCCTCCTGGCCGTCATGGCCTACGACCGATATATTGCCATTTGCCAGCCTCTCCATTATCCCGTTCTGATGCGCTGGAGTATTTGTCACAGGTTGACTGCCATGATTTTCATTTCGAGTTTCATGATGTGCATTTTTCCATCCATTTTCACGCCGGTTGTCCTATGTGGTAATAAGATCAACCATTTCATGTGTGAGATTTTAGCACTCCTCACGTTAGCCTGTGAAAGTACCTCTTCCAATGAAGATGTCATCTTTTCTATTAGCTTCCTTTCTCTTTTTCTCCCCTTTCTGCTTATTATAATTTCCTATATTTGCATTTTATCGTCCGTGTTAAAGATTCAGTCTGCAGGAAGGGCTAAGGCCTTCTCCACTTGTTCTTCTCACCTAGCCGTGGTGGGACTCTACTTTGGGACAGTAATGCTCATGTATTTTGGACCGGCATCTCAGTACTCCACCAACCAGGAGAAATACAGCTCCATATTTTACGTCATTATATCCCCCTTGCTGAACCCGCTCATCTACGGACTCAATAACAGGGAAATTAAAGAAACTTTCATTAAAAtgatctacaaaacaaatgctttGCCACCAACACATTAA